The following proteins come from a genomic window of Populus nigra chromosome 6, ddPopNigr1.1, whole genome shotgun sequence:
- the LOC133695763 gene encoding GDP-mannose transporter GONST3-like → MSADMENPKAEEEQKGTGSDSPANETLATWYSGLLKQTSIYGIAAGYCISASLLSIINKWAIMKFPYPGALTALQYFTSAAGVLVCGWCKVLEHDSLDLLTMWRFLPAAIMFYLSLFTNSELLLHANVDTFIVFRSLVPIFVAIGETLFLHQPWPSLKTWLSLSTIFGGSVLYVLTDYQFTVMAYSWALAYLVSMTIDFVYIKHVVMTIGLNTWGLVVYNNLEALLLFPLELLIMGELKKIKHEISDESDWHSFAVVLPVGLSCLFGLAISFFGFSCRRAISATGYTVLGVVNKLLTVVINLVIWDKHSTFVGTVGLLICMLGGIMYQQSTSKPKAVPEVKAEQTDEEQQKLLEMQSNIESNNNEKEVTQSNQGK, encoded by the coding sequence ATGTCTGCTGACATGGAGAACCCTAAAGCTGAAGAGGAACAGAAAGGTACAGGATCCGACTCTCCTGCTAATGAAACCCTGGCAACCTGGTATAGTGGCTTACTCAAGCAAACATCCATCTATGGCATAGCTGCTGGATATTGCATCTCAGCATCCCTGCTCTCCATCATCAACAAGTGGGCCATCATGAAATTCCCTTATCCTGGGGCACTAACTGCATTGCAGTATTTCACTAGCGCTGCGGGTGTACTTGTCTGTGGGTGGTGCAAGGTTTTAGAGCATGATTCGCTCGACCTTTTGACCATGTGGCGGTTCCTACCTGCAGCCATTATGTTCTACCTGTCACTCTTTACAAACAGTGAGCTCTTATTGCATGCTAATGTTGATACCTTCATTGTCTTCCGTTCGTTAGTCCCCATCTTTGTTGCAATAGGAGAGACCTTGTTCCTACACCAGCCATGGCCATCATTGAAGACATGGTTGTCTCTTTCTACCATCTTTGGTGGAAGTGTGCTATATGTGCTAACAGATTATCAGTTTACAGTTATGGCTTACAGCTGGGCTCTAGCTTACTTGGTAAGCATGACTATAGATTTTGTCTACATCAAGCATGTTGTTATGACCATTGGTTTAAATACATGGGGTCTCGTGGTGTACAACAATCTTGAGGCCCTCCTACTCTTTCCGCTAGAATTGCTTATAATGGGGGAGCTTAAGAAGataaagcatgaaatttcaGATGAGTCGGATTGGCACTCATTTGCGGTGGTTTTGCCAGTTGGTTTGTCTTGTTTGTTTGGTTTAGCCATCTCTTTCTTTGGGTTTTCTTGCCGGAGAGCAATCTCTGCTACAGGATATACAGTTCTTGGTGTGGTGAACAAGTTGTTGACAGTTGTAATCAATCTGGTTATTTGGGACAAGCATTCAACATTCGTTGGGACAGTGGGACTTCTTATTTGTATGCTAGGTGGCATCATGTATCAACAGTCCACAAGCAAGCCTAAGGCTGTGCCTGAAGTAAAAGCAGAGCAAACCGATGAAGAACAACAGAAGCTACTAGAAATGCAAAGCAACATAGAAAGCAACAATAATGAGAAGGAAGTTACCCAGTCAAATCAGGGGAAATGA